From the genome of Streptomyces sp. NBC_01341, one region includes:
- a CDS encoding PspC domain-containing protein, translating to MAALARPVEGRMIGGVCAALARRFGTSAATMRVIFLVSCLLPGPQFLLYIALWILLPSEKSPAATAW from the coding sequence ATGGCCGCACTTGCCCGCCCCGTCGAGGGACGCATGATCGGTGGAGTGTGCGCAGCGCTGGCACGGCGCTTCGGCACCTCCGCAGCGACGATGCGCGTCATCTTCCTGGTCTCGTGCCTGCTCCCCGGGCCCCAGTTCCTGCTCTACATCGCCCTGTGGATCCTGCTCCCGTCGGAGAAGTCCCCGGCCGCGACGGCCTGGTGA
- a CDS encoding adenosine deaminase, with translation MTSQTRNVPGPEQIRRAPKVLLHDHLDGGLRPGTIVELALAQGYDALPETEPDKLGVWFREAADSGSLERYLETFAHTCAVMQTRDALFRVAAECAEDLAEDGVVYAEVRYAPEQHLTDGLTLEEVVEAVNDGFREGERRARENGHRIRVGALLTAMRHAARALEIAELANRYRDMGVVGFDIAGAEAGFPPTRHLDAFEYLKRENNHFTIHAGEAFGLPSIWQALQWCGADRLGHGVRIIDDIEIADDGSVTLGRLASYVRDKRIPLELCPTSNLQTGAAASYAEHPIGLLRKLHFRATVNTDNRLMSGTSMSQEFERLTETFGYTLDDMQWFTVNAMKSAFIPFDERLAMINDVVKPGYAELKSEWLFRQTAVTSGSSSFAG, from the coding sequence ATGACGAGCCAGACCCGGAATGTCCCCGGCCCCGAACAGATCCGCCGCGCACCCAAGGTGCTGCTCCACGACCATCTCGACGGCGGCCTCCGCCCCGGCACGATCGTCGAGCTGGCGCTGGCGCAGGGTTACGACGCACTCCCCGAGACCGAGCCCGACAAGCTGGGCGTCTGGTTCCGCGAGGCGGCGGACTCAGGTTCGCTGGAGCGCTACCTGGAGACCTTCGCCCACACCTGTGCCGTCATGCAGACCCGTGACGCGCTGTTCCGGGTGGCCGCGGAGTGTGCGGAGGACCTCGCGGAGGACGGAGTCGTCTACGCCGAGGTGAGGTACGCCCCGGAGCAGCACCTCACGGACGGCCTGACCCTGGAAGAGGTCGTCGAGGCGGTCAACGACGGCTTCCGCGAGGGTGAGCGCAGGGCCCGCGAGAACGGCCACCGCATCCGGGTGGGTGCTCTCCTCACCGCCATGCGGCACGCCGCGCGTGCCCTGGAGATCGCCGAACTCGCCAACCGGTACCGCGACATGGGCGTCGTCGGCTTCGACATCGCGGGCGCCGAGGCGGGCTTCCCCCCCACCCGGCACCTGGACGCGTTCGAGTACCTCAAGCGCGAGAACAACCACTTCACGATCCACGCGGGCGAGGCCTTCGGGCTGCCGTCCATCTGGCAGGCCCTGCAGTGGTGCGGCGCGGACCGGCTCGGCCACGGTGTGCGGATCATCGACGACATCGAGATCGCCGACGACGGCAGCGTGACCCTGGGCCGCCTCGCCTCCTACGTGCGCGACAAGCGCATCCCGCTGGAGCTCTGCCCGACCTCGAACCTGCAGACGGGCGCGGCCGCCTCGTACGCCGAGCACCCGATCGGGCTGCTGCGGAAGCTGCATTTCCGTGCCACCGTGAATACGGACAACCGGCTGATGAGCGGCACGAGCATGAGCCAGGAATTCGAGCGGCTGACCGAGACATTCGGATACACACTCGACGACATGCAGTGGTTCACAGTCAATGCGATGAAATCAGCGTTCATTCCTTTCGATGAACGTCTGGCGATGATCAACGACGTCGTCAAGCCCGGCTACGCGGAGCTCAAGTCCGAGTGGCTCTTCCGTCAGACGGCTGTCACCAGCGGTTCTTCCTCCTTCGCCGGCTGA
- a CDS encoding dienelactone hydrolase family protein → MAQRALPLPAARLGRAVHTAGATPEVSGVVLLLPDGETDSRRRPSPLSYAAQLPLARTLAGAGREDGLAVHVVRYRSRGWNAGADPVADAQWAADEVVRRYGDVPVCLVGHGMGGRAALRGAGHTAVNSVLAMAPWLPDEPDEPEPVKHLAGRRVLMVHGTNDARSSPELSYRLAERAKKANRDTCRFEVHSDGHALRQHRSEVMALAADFIRGSLFARSYARPVADAFAAPPPLGLRMPLAAGFGRSLRH, encoded by the coding sequence ATGGCACAGCGCGCACTTCCCCTGCCTGCCGCCAGGCTGGGACGGGCCGTTCACACGGCCGGAGCAACACCCGAGGTCAGCGGAGTGGTCCTGCTGCTCCCCGACGGCGAGACCGACTCCCGTCGCCGCCCTTCCCCCCTGTCGTACGCGGCCCAGCTGCCACTGGCCCGGACACTGGCCGGGGCGGGCCGCGAGGACGGGCTCGCCGTGCACGTCGTGCGCTACCGCAGCCGCGGTTGGAACGCCGGCGCCGATCCGGTGGCCGACGCGCAGTGGGCGGCGGACGAGGTCGTACGCCGCTACGGCGACGTCCCCGTCTGCCTCGTCGGCCACGGGATGGGCGGCCGGGCCGCCCTGCGCGGCGCGGGGCACACCGCCGTCAACTCCGTGCTGGCGATGGCCCCCTGGCTCCCCGACGAGCCGGACGAGCCCGAGCCGGTGAAGCACCTGGCCGGGCGCCGGGTGCTGATGGTGCACGGCACGAACGACGCCCGGTCGAGTCCCGAACTCTCCTACCGGCTGGCCGAGCGGGCCAAGAAGGCCAACCGGGACACCTGCAGGTTCGAGGTCCACTCCGACGGCCACGCCCTGCGTCAGCACCGGTCCGAGGTGATGGCACTGGCCGCGGACTTCATACGCGGTTCGCTGTTCGCCCGGTCGTACGCCCGCCCGGTCGCCGACGCGTTCGCCGCTCCCCCGCCGCTGGGCCTGCGGATGCCGCTCGCGGCGGGGTTCGGGCGGTCACTGCGGCACTGA
- a CDS encoding LysR family transcriptional regulator, translating to MAHQYSSQPRLSPGSYEEDIRAVLAPRLAYFEAVARHEHVTRAAQELGVPQSTLSRAIVRLEEDLGVALFARSGRTVSLTPAGRTFLGSAERALAEVEKAADSVRADADPTAGKVAFGFLHTMGSETVPALLRAFRADHPRVRFQLVQNYGEAMIERLRTGGLDLCLTSPVPDEPDLVTWRLDEQRLRLVVPDDHRLASRRRVRLAEAADEAFVTLEPGYGLRRITDDLCAEAGFTPRIAFEGEEAETLRGLVAAGLGVALLPPPAVARPGVVELAVTSPRAAREIGVAWLDGHPDTPPVAAFKQFLLSRRGSLLPD from the coding sequence ATGGCGCATCAATACAGCTCACAGCCTCGGCTGTCACCGGGCAGTTACGAAGAAGACATCCGCGCCGTGCTCGCGCCCCGCCTGGCGTACTTCGAGGCGGTGGCCCGGCACGAGCACGTCACGCGCGCCGCGCAGGAGCTCGGCGTCCCCCAGTCGACGCTGTCGCGCGCCATCGTGCGGCTCGAGGAGGACCTGGGCGTCGCCCTGTTCGCCCGGAGCGGCCGCACCGTCTCCCTCACCCCCGCCGGCCGCACCTTCCTCGGCTCCGCCGAACGCGCCCTGGCGGAGGTGGAGAAGGCGGCCGACTCGGTGCGCGCCGACGCCGACCCCACGGCGGGCAAGGTCGCCTTCGGTTTCCTGCACACGATGGGTTCCGAGACCGTTCCCGCCCTGCTCCGGGCCTTCCGCGCCGACCACCCCCGGGTCCGCTTCCAGCTGGTGCAGAACTACGGCGAGGCGATGATCGAACGGCTCCGTACGGGCGGACTGGACCTCTGCCTGACCTCACCGGTCCCGGACGAGCCGGACCTCGTCACCTGGCGCCTGGACGAGCAGCGGCTGCGCCTCGTGGTCCCCGACGACCACCGGCTCGCGAGCCGCCGTCGGGTCCGCCTCGCCGAGGCGGCCGACGAAGCGTTCGTCACCCTCGAACCCGGTTACGGGCTGCGGCGGATCACCGACGACCTCTGCGCCGAGGCCGGTTTCACCCCGCGGATCGCCTTCGAGGGTGAGGAGGCCGAGACCCTGCGCGGACTGGTCGCGGCCGGGCTCGGCGTCGCCCTGCTCCCACCGCCCGCCGTCGCCAGGCCCGGAGTGGTCGAGCTGGCGGTGACCTCGCCGCGCGCGGCCCGGGAGATCGGCGTCGCCTGGCTGGACGGACACCCCGACACGCCGCCGGTGGCCGCGTTCAAACAGTTCCTGCTGTCGCGCAGGGGAAGTCTGCTGCCGGACTGA
- a CDS encoding MFS transporter — protein sequence MPPASTGASAIVLDAAVPSSAASSPTAPDRLAPGGPGYRRMSFALFVAGIATFALLYSTQALLPAVSASFHATAEQASWTVSAATGGLALCVLPLSALSERFGRRQMMTGSLAVAVAIGLVVPFAPSLGWLIALRAVQGAALAGLPASAMAYLAEEVRPKALVGAIGLFVAGNSIGGMSGRVLSGWLTQLWGWRVAVGAIGLLALACAVAFHFMVPAARHFTPATLNPRALARTVGGHLANPLLRRLYAIGALFMTVFGAVYTVIGYRLSDEPFGLPQGVVGSIFLVYVVGTLSSAGAGRLVARLGRRGALYLALSTTAGGLLLTLADQLAAVLAGLVLITAGFFAGHAVASSSVSRAATTGRAQASAIYQSVYYLGSSVGGALGAVAFHAGGWAGTVALGVLALLGVLSITVYGTRAARSERLRTENVAPMHN from the coding sequence ATGCCTCCTGCCAGTACCGGGGCGTCCGCCATCGTGCTGGATGCCGCCGTTCCGTCTTCCGCCGCCTCCTCACCGACCGCGCCGGACCGCCTCGCACCCGGTGGTCCCGGCTACCGGCGCATGAGCTTCGCCCTCTTCGTGGCGGGGATAGCGACTTTCGCCCTCCTCTACTCCACCCAGGCCCTGCTGCCCGCCGTGTCGGCGTCCTTCCACGCCACGGCCGAGCAGGCGAGCTGGACGGTCTCCGCGGCCACTGGCGGGCTGGCCCTGTGCGTCCTCCCCCTGAGCGCACTGTCCGAGCGCTTCGGGCGGCGGCAGATGATGACGGGTTCGCTGGCGGTCGCCGTGGCGATCGGGCTCGTCGTGCCCTTCGCTCCCTCGCTCGGCTGGCTGATCGCCCTGCGCGCGGTCCAAGGCGCGGCCCTGGCGGGACTGCCCGCGTCCGCGATGGCGTACCTGGCCGAGGAGGTACGGCCCAAGGCACTGGTGGGGGCGATCGGGCTCTTCGTCGCGGGCAACAGCATCGGCGGCATGAGCGGCCGCGTGCTCTCCGGCTGGCTCACCCAGCTGTGGGGCTGGCGCGTGGCGGTCGGCGCGATCGGGCTGCTCGCCCTGGCCTGTGCCGTGGCCTTCCACTTCATGGTCCCCGCCGCCCGGCACTTCACCCCGGCCACGCTCAACCCGAGGGCCCTGGCGAGGACCGTCGGCGGCCACCTCGCCAACCCGCTGCTGCGACGGCTGTACGCGATCGGCGCACTGTTCATGACGGTGTTCGGCGCGGTCTACACCGTGATCGGCTACCGGCTCAGCGATGAGCCCTTCGGTCTTCCGCAGGGCGTCGTCGGGTCGATCTTCCTGGTCTACGTCGTCGGTACGCTCTCCTCCGCCGGCGCCGGCAGGCTGGTCGCCCGTCTGGGGCGCCGGGGCGCGCTCTACCTCGCCCTGTCCACGACGGCCGGGGGTCTGCTGCTCACCCTCGCCGACCAGCTCGCCGCCGTCCTGGCCGGGCTCGTCCTGATCACGGCCGGCTTCTTCGCCGGGCACGCGGTCGCCTCGTCGTCGGTGAGCCGTGCGGCGACCACCGGCCGCGCGCAGGCCTCGGCGATCTACCAGTCCGTGTACTACCTCGGCTCCAGCGTGGGAGGCGCGCTCGGCGCCGTCGCCTTCCACGCCGGTGGCTGGGCCGGCACGGTCGCGCTGGGCGTCCTGGCGCTCCTCGGCGTCCTGTCGATCACCGTGTACGGCACCCGGGCGGCGCGGAGCGAGCGCCTCCGGACCGAAAACGTGGCACCTATGCACAACTGA
- a CDS encoding L,D-transpeptidase family protein — protein sequence MGIMGKTGGIRARRGAVLSVAGLVAAPALVLGTGTAAQAASCSAGAGPYQKQVEKYLNRPVDGRQSTADCTAIRSFQASKGITPAAGYAGPVTWRTMKTITAQKAAGKNPNAAKNCPTDKGRIACVDLTRQLSWIQDGSKLKFGPVPVRTGRNGAETRTGSKKIYWRNIDHWSTLYDVSMPYAQFFDGGQAFHSVTKSMYNNPGSAGCVNMRPADAKSYWNLLKNGDDVFVYGRKPGT from the coding sequence ATGGGAATCATGGGGAAGACGGGCGGCATACGGGCACGGCGCGGAGCCGTCCTGTCGGTCGCGGGCCTGGTGGCCGCACCGGCCCTGGTCCTGGGCACCGGGACGGCCGCGCAGGCGGCGTCCTGCTCGGCAGGGGCCGGTCCGTACCAGAAGCAGGTCGAGAAGTATCTGAATCGGCCCGTCGACGGGCGGCAGTCCACGGCGGACTGCACCGCCATCCGGTCGTTCCAGGCGTCGAAGGGCATCACCCCGGCAGCCGGCTACGCGGGTCCGGTCACCTGGCGCACGATGAAGACGATCACCGCGCAGAAGGCGGCGGGGAAGAACCCCAACGCGGCGAAGAACTGCCCCACCGACAAGGGCCGGATCGCCTGCGTCGACCTGACCAGGCAGCTGAGCTGGATCCAGGACGGGTCCAAGCTGAAGTTCGGTCCCGTGCCGGTGCGTACGGGACGCAACGGCGCGGAGACGCGGACCGGCTCGAAGAAGATCTACTGGCGCAACATCGACCACTGGTCGACGCTCTACGACGTCAGCATGCCGTACGCCCAGTTCTTCGACGGCGGCCAGGCGTTCCACTCGGTCACCAAGTCCATGTACAACAACCCGGGCTCGGCGGGCTGCGTCAACATGCGCCCGGCGGACGCGAAGTCGTACTGGAACCTGCTGAAGAACGGCGACGACGTCTTCGTCTACGGGCGCAAGCCCGGCACCTGA
- a CDS encoding sigma-70 family RNA polymerase sigma factor, giving the protein MSDLTATADVDSRLEGHRVELTGYCYRMLGSAFEAEDAVQDTLVRAWRNFDKFEGRSSLRSWLYRIATNVCLDMLKAGNKRARPVDLTGPTPLARAALNPLPENTWLEPMPDGRILPSVADPAEATVARESVRLAFVAALQHLPPKQRAVLILREVLAWKASEVAELLDTSVASVNSALQRARATLSDREGTVPDTANPLDEEQRKLLDRYVAAFEGYDMAALTALLHEDAVMTMPPFDLWLRGHDDITGFMLSIGASCAGSRLVATEANGTPAFAQYKPDPEGPGFVPWAVQVIDISDGAVTGLHCFLDTPRWFPLFGLPDRLDADQA; this is encoded by the coding sequence ATGAGTGATCTGACGGCGACGGCTGACGTGGACAGCCGTCTGGAGGGACACCGGGTCGAGCTGACCGGCTACTGCTACCGGATGCTCGGTTCGGCCTTCGAGGCGGAGGACGCCGTCCAGGACACGCTGGTGCGTGCCTGGCGGAACTTCGACAAGTTCGAGGGCCGTTCCTCGTTGCGCTCCTGGCTCTACCGGATCGCGACGAACGTCTGCCTGGACATGCTGAAAGCCGGCAACAAGCGGGCCAGACCGGTGGATCTGACCGGACCGACCCCTCTCGCCCGGGCGGCGCTGAACCCCCTTCCCGAGAACACCTGGCTGGAGCCGATGCCCGACGGGCGCATCCTCCCGTCGGTGGCCGACCCGGCCGAGGCCACCGTGGCCCGCGAGTCGGTGCGCCTCGCGTTCGTCGCGGCGCTCCAGCACCTGCCGCCCAAGCAGCGCGCGGTGCTGATCCTCCGCGAGGTGCTGGCCTGGAAGGCGAGCGAGGTCGCGGAGCTGCTCGACACCTCGGTCGCCTCGGTCAACAGCGCCCTGCAGCGGGCCCGGGCGACCCTGTCGGACAGGGAGGGCACCGTGCCCGACACGGCGAACCCGCTGGACGAGGAGCAGCGCAAGCTCCTCGACCGCTACGTCGCGGCGTTCGAGGGGTACGACATGGCGGCGCTGACGGCCCTGCTCCACGAGGACGCCGTGATGACCATGCCGCCGTTCGACCTCTGGCTGCGGGGGCACGACGACATCACGGGCTTCATGCTCAGCATCGGCGCGAGCTGCGCGGGTTCCCGGCTGGTGGCGACCGAGGCCAACGGGACCCCGGCCTTCGCGCAGTACAAGCCGGATCCGGAGGGACCGGGGTTCGTGCCGTGGGCCGTGCAGGTCATCGACATCTCGGACGGTGCCGTCACCGGGCTGCACTGCTTCCTCGACACCCCGCGCTGGTTCCCGCTGTTCGGGCTTCCCGACCGCCTGGACGCGGATCAGGCATGA
- a CDS encoding STAS domain-containing protein, protein MPPNALVVTGRVTRADVPGLCAELEALLSYRPDAAVIDCDVGGVTHADLALVEAIARLGLVARRTGRARLRLRHASAELGALLDLVGLADVVPHLRPDEE, encoded by the coding sequence ATGCCCCCGAACGCCCTCGTCGTCACCGGCCGCGTCACCCGCGCCGATGTGCCGGGTCTGTGCGCCGAGCTGGAGGCCCTGCTGAGCTACCGTCCCGACGCCGCGGTGATCGACTGCGACGTCGGAGGGGTGACGCACGCGGATCTCGCGCTGGTGGAGGCGATAGCCCGGCTGGGGCTCGTCGCCCGCCGGACCGGACGAGCCCGGCTGCGCCTGCGCCACGCCTCCGCCGAACTCGGGGCGCTGCTCGACCTGGTCGGGCTGGCCGACGTGGTGCCACACCTGAGGCCCGACGAGGAGTGA
- a CDS encoding Uma2 family endonuclease, which produces MSALTVDPGPGHGQDWDDLVRIWEETDAPEGCKVEIIEGIVTVSPPPSKDHNTTAALLQRRLYAVIPEEWEIYQTLGVSVPGRVGVYTPDLLVVPRAVATGPGNRVPAEEALLVVEITSQANANHDRVKKAHGYAKAGVELFLLLDPWHSGRPTATLYGDPDNGTYRVLDVVEYGGKLTLPEPFKLDLDTRIFPVS; this is translated from the coding sequence ATGAGCGCACTCACCGTCGATCCCGGGCCGGGCCATGGCCAGGACTGGGACGACCTCGTCCGGATCTGGGAGGAGACGGACGCACCCGAGGGCTGCAAGGTGGAGATCATCGAGGGGATCGTCACCGTGTCGCCACCGCCGTCCAAGGACCACAACACCACCGCAGCACTGCTGCAGCGCAGGCTGTACGCAGTCATCCCCGAGGAATGGGAGATCTACCAGACGCTCGGGGTCTCGGTACCGGGACGCGTGGGCGTCTACACCCCCGACCTCCTCGTCGTGCCGCGCGCGGTGGCGACCGGCCCGGGGAATCGCGTGCCGGCGGAGGAGGCCCTGCTGGTCGTCGAGATCACCTCGCAGGCCAACGCCAATCACGACCGCGTCAAGAAGGCGCACGGATACGCGAAAGCGGGCGTCGAGCTCTTCCTGCTGCTCGATCCGTGGCACTCGGGCCGCCCGACGGCCACGCTCTACGGCGACCCCGACAACGGCACCTACCGCGTCCTCGACGTGGTCGAGTACGGGGGGAAACTCACCCTTCCCGAGCCGTTCAAGCTGGATCTGGACACGCGGATCTTCCCGGTCAGTTGA
- a CDS encoding thymidine phosphorylase — protein MDAISVIRTKRDRGELSPEQIDWVIDAYTRGEVADEQMSALAMAILLNGMNRGEIARWTAAMIASGERMDFGALSRPTTDKHSTGGVGDKITLPLAPLVAACGAAVPQLSGRGLGHTGGTLDKLESIPGWRAHITNAEMLDVLDTTGAVICAAGDGLAPADKKLYALRDVTGTVEAIPLIASSIMSKKIAEGTGALVLDVKVGSGAFMKTIEDARELASTMVALGTDSGVRTVALLTDMATPLGLTAGNALEVRESVEVLAGGGPRDVIDLTLALAREMLDAAGLKDADPEKALADGSAMDVWRRMISAQGGDPDAELPVAREQHVISAPSSGVLTRLDAYDVGVAAWRLGAGRARKEDPVQAGAGIEMHAKPGDIVTEGQPLMTLHTDTPEKFEYALKALPGSYDIAPAGTPFTAAPVVRERIA, from the coding sequence ATGGACGCCATCTCCGTCATCCGCACCAAGCGGGACCGGGGCGAGCTCAGCCCCGAGCAGATCGACTGGGTCATCGACGCGTACACCCGCGGCGAGGTCGCCGACGAGCAGATGTCCGCGCTGGCCATGGCGATCCTGCTCAACGGCATGAACCGCGGCGAGATCGCCCGCTGGACCGCCGCGATGATCGCCTCCGGCGAGCGCATGGACTTCGGGGCGCTCTCCCGCCCCACCACGGACAAGCACTCCACGGGCGGGGTCGGCGACAAGATCACCCTGCCCCTGGCTCCGCTGGTCGCCGCCTGTGGCGCGGCGGTGCCCCAGCTCAGCGGCCGGGGTCTCGGCCACACCGGCGGCACGCTCGACAAGCTGGAGTCCATCCCCGGCTGGCGCGCCCACATCACCAACGCCGAGATGCTCGACGTCCTGGACACCACCGGCGCGGTCATCTGCGCGGCCGGTGACGGCCTCGCCCCCGCCGACAAGAAGCTGTACGCGCTGCGCGACGTCACCGGCACCGTCGAGGCGATCCCGCTCATCGCCAGCTCGATCATGTCCAAGAAGATCGCCGAAGGCACCGGTGCGCTGGTCCTCGACGTCAAGGTCGGCTCCGGCGCCTTCATGAAGACGATCGAGGACGCCCGCGAACTGGCCTCCACCATGGTCGCGCTGGGCACCGACAGCGGCGTACGCACCGTCGCCCTGCTCACGGACATGGCGACCCCGCTCGGTCTCACCGCGGGCAACGCCCTGGAGGTCCGCGAGTCCGTCGAGGTCCTGGCCGGCGGCGGTCCCAGGGACGTCATCGACCTGACCCTGGCGCTCGCCCGCGAGATGCTCGACGCGGCCGGACTCAAGGACGCCGACCCCGAGAAGGCGCTCGCGGACGGCTCCGCCATGGATGTGTGGCGCCGCATGATCTCCGCCCAGGGCGGCGACCCGGACGCCGAACTCCCGGTCGCGCGCGAGCAGCACGTGATCAGCGCCCCGTCCTCGGGCGTGCTGACGCGGCTGGACGCCTACGACGTCGGTGTCGCCGCCTGGCGCCTCGGCGCGGGCCGCGCGCGCAAGGAGGACCCGGTGCAGGCGGGCGCGGGCATCGAGATGCACGCCAAGCCCGGTGACATCGTGACCGAGGGCCAGCCGCTGATGACCCTGCACACGGACACCCCCGAGAAGTTCGAGTACGCCCTCAAGGCACTGCCCGGCTCCTACGACATCGCGCCGGCCGGCACCCCCTTCACCGCCGCGCCGGTGGTGCGGGAACGTATCGCCTGA
- a CDS encoding cytidine deaminase yields the protein MTAHAPVDWEVLREAARDAMSRAYAPYSHYPVGAAAVVDDGRMITGCNVENASYGISLCAECGLVSQLASTGGGRLTHFTCVDGSGAVLVPCGRCRQLLYEFGGPELVLETPDGLRTLDEMLPQSFGPQHLG from the coding sequence GTGACCGCCCACGCTCCGGTCGACTGGGAAGTGCTGCGCGAGGCCGCCCGGGACGCCATGTCCCGGGCGTACGCCCCGTACTCGCACTATCCGGTCGGCGCGGCGGCCGTCGTCGACGACGGCCGCATGATCACGGGGTGCAACGTCGAGAACGCCTCGTACGGCATCAGCCTGTGCGCCGAGTGCGGCCTGGTGTCGCAGCTCGCCTCCACGGGTGGCGGCCGGCTGACCCACTTCACCTGTGTGGACGGTTCCGGCGCGGTGCTCGTGCCGTGCGGGCGGTGCCGTCAGCTGCTGTACGAGTTCGGCGGCCCCGAACTGGTCCTGGAGACCCCGGACGGTCTCCGCACGCTCGACGAGATGCTGCCGCAGTCGTTCGGACCGCAGCACCTGGGGTAG
- a CDS encoding ABC transporter permease, with amino-acid sequence MSTEAIAARIAPKRGGGRRKLSLPVVLLIIAGGLALVSLVRLISGADDVTSVGQVSGALELAVPIGLAGLGGLWAERAGVVNIGLEGMMILGTWFGAWAGYQWGPWVGVLFGILGGALGGLLHAVITVTFGVNHIVSGVAVNILAVGVTRYLSNFTFAEEPGGSSKQSPRLEEIDKITIPGLSDWMQDLQQHHWFFVSDLAGIIGGLVTGLSLLTVVALLLIPITWFVLWRTAFGLRLRSCGESPVAAETLGVNVYKYKYIAVTISGGLAGLGGAFLSLVATSIYQEGQTGGRGYIGLAAMIFGNWMPGGMALGAGLFGFTDSLKLRGGAENVHAMLLLLAILLVIVVFWQLYRKKYLPALISAVVSGLLFTWYGLTDQVPSQFVDAAPYVTTLLVLALSAQRLRMPKADGVPYRKGEGK; translated from the coding sequence GTGAGCACCGAAGCCATCGCCGCACGCATCGCCCCGAAGCGGGGCGGCGGCCGCCGCAAGCTCTCCCTGCCCGTCGTCCTGCTGATCATCGCCGGTGGGCTGGCCCTCGTCTCGCTGGTCCGTCTCATCAGCGGTGCGGACGACGTGACGTCCGTGGGCCAGGTGAGCGGCGCGCTGGAGCTCGCCGTCCCGATCGGTCTGGCCGGACTCGGCGGCCTGTGGGCCGAGCGGGCGGGCGTCGTCAACATCGGTCTCGAGGGCATGATGATCCTCGGCACCTGGTTCGGCGCCTGGGCCGGTTACCAGTGGGGCCCCTGGGTGGGTGTCCTGTTCGGCATCCTCGGCGGCGCACTCGGCGGTCTGCTGCACGCCGTCATCACCGTCACGTTCGGCGTGAACCACATCGTCTCCGGTGTGGCCGTCAACATCCTCGCCGTCGGCGTCACCCGCTACCTGTCGAACTTCACCTTCGCCGAGGAGCCGGGCGGGTCCTCCAAGCAGTCACCGCGGCTGGAGGAGATCGACAAGATCACCATTCCAGGGCTGTCGGACTGGATGCAGGACCTGCAACAACACCACTGGTTCTTCGTCTCCGACCTCGCCGGCATCATCGGCGGCCTCGTCACCGGCCTGTCGCTGCTGACCGTCGTCGCCCTGCTGCTCATCCCCATCACGTGGTTCGTGCTGTGGCGCACGGCCTTCGGTCTGCGCCTCCGCTCCTGCGGCGAGAGCCCGGTGGCGGCCGAGACCCTCGGCGTCAACGTCTACAAGTACAAGTACATCGCCGTGACGATCTCGGGCGGTCTGGCCGGGCTCGGCGGTGCCTTCCTCTCCCTCGTCGCGACCAGCATCTACCAGGAGGGCCAGACCGGCGGCCGCGGTTACATCGGTCTCGCCGCCATGATCTTCGGTAACTGGATGCCGGGCGGCATGGCCCTGGGTGCCGGGCTGTTCGGCTTCACCGACAGCCTCAAGCTGCGCGGCGGCGCCGAGAACGTCCACGCGATGCTGCTGCTCCTGGCCATCCTGCTGGTGATCGTCGTGTTCTGGCAGCTGTACCGGAAGAAGTACCTGCCCGCGCTGATCTCGGCGGTCGTCTCGGGCCTGCTGTTCACCTGGTACGGGCTGACGGACCAGGTCCCGAGCCAGTTCGTCGACGCCGCTCCGTACGTCACCACGCTCCTGGTGCTCGCCCTGTCGGCGCAGCGGCTGCGGATGCCCAAGGCGGACGGCGTGCCGTACCGCAAGGGCGAGGGCAAGTGA